Proteins co-encoded in one Streptomyces sp. SLBN-31 genomic window:
- a CDS encoding PaaI family thioesterase → MDLELARKALAEQPFSRLLGTRLTGCADGTASLELDIREDLLQQYGFVHGGVLSYLADNTLTLAAATVVGPGVITSGFTIDYLRPATGDVLRADAQVVRAGRTRVVCRCDVTAVNGAGVRTLCAVAQGNVAVTEPPDGGRQARS, encoded by the coding sequence ATGGACTTGGAACTGGCTCGCAAGGCCCTGGCGGAGCAGCCCTTCAGCAGGCTGCTGGGCACCCGGCTGACCGGCTGTGCGGACGGCACAGCCTCGCTGGAGCTGGACATCCGCGAGGATCTGCTCCAGCAGTACGGCTTCGTGCACGGCGGGGTGCTCTCCTACCTGGCCGACAACACGCTGACGCTCGCCGCGGCCACGGTGGTGGGCCCCGGGGTGATCACGTCCGGCTTCACCATCGACTATCTGCGGCCCGCCACGGGCGACGTCCTGCGCGCGGACGCCCAGGTGGTGCGGGCCGGCCGCACCCGTGTCGTGTGCCGCTGCGACGTGACGGCCGTGAACGGCGCCGGGGTGCGGACCCTGTGCGCCGTGGCGCAGGGGAACGTCGCGGTGACGGAGCCGCCGGACGGGGGCCGCCAGGCCAGAAGCTGA
- a CDS encoding chemotaxis protein, whose product MEHDLSPSTLSELRRPRPYPAVSVLTPTHRREPDNAQDPVRLRNVVAEAKKQLEADPSVTRERRSDVVRQLDKALMEVDLAHAEDGLAIFAAPGEHQVWSLARTVPERVVLSDTFLTRNLVSAHAAERPFWVLSVSADRVTLWSGGIDRVTEDRSGGFPMNRPTPNFDAERLERIGDVPSTFRDEGIRHFLREADATMGMVLRGQPRRLYVTGEQAALSVLDEVGGVTKEAVHVPHGGLAHGTPEAVWQAVRPVLDAEARRDTEAVARELETARGRKSFAAGVDEVWHSAREGRVRLLAVEENFRMTVRDALGEHLAPAESGDLDAREDIVDEIVEQCLETGAEVRFVPDGALVDAQGIAGVLRY is encoded by the coding sequence ATGGAGCACGATCTGAGTCCTTCAACCCTCTCCGAGCTCCGGCGCCCGCGGCCGTATCCGGCCGTCTCCGTGCTGACGCCGACGCATCGCCGGGAGCCCGACAACGCCCAGGATCCGGTCCGGCTGCGCAACGTCGTGGCCGAGGCCAAGAAACAGCTGGAGGCCGATCCCTCGGTGACGCGGGAACGGCGCTCCGACGTGGTCCGCCAACTCGACAAGGCCCTCATGGAGGTGGATCTGGCCCACGCCGAGGACGGCCTGGCGATCTTCGCCGCTCCGGGTGAACACCAGGTGTGGTCGCTGGCCCGCACCGTGCCCGAGCGGGTGGTCCTCTCGGACACCTTCCTGACCCGCAACCTGGTCTCCGCGCACGCCGCCGAGCGGCCGTTCTGGGTACTGTCGGTCTCCGCCGACCGGGTCACCCTGTGGAGCGGCGGCATCGATCGCGTCACGGAGGACCGCAGCGGCGGCTTCCCGATGAACCGGCCGACGCCGAACTTCGACGCCGAGCGGCTGGAGCGGATCGGCGACGTGCCGAGCACCTTCCGCGACGAGGGCATCCGCCACTTCCTGCGGGAGGCCGACGCGACCATGGGCATGGTGCTGCGCGGGCAGCCACGGCGGCTCTACGTCACCGGCGAGCAGGCCGCCCTGTCCGTACTGGACGAGGTGGGCGGCGTCACCAAGGAGGCGGTGCACGTCCCGCACGGCGGACTGGCGCACGGCACACCGGAGGCGGTGTGGCAGGCGGTGCGTCCGGTGCTCGACGCCGAGGCCCGGCGCGACACCGAGGCCGTGGCCCGTGAACTGGAGACGGCCCGTGGCCGCAAGTCGTTCGCGGCCGGCGTGGACGAGGTCTGGCACAGCGCCCGCGAGGGCCGGGTCCGCCTGCTCGCCGTGGAGGAGAACTTCCGCATGACGGTGCGCGACGCGCTGGGCGAGCACCTGGCCCCGGCCGAGAGCGGCGATCTGGACGCACGCGAGGACATCGTCGACGAGATCGTCGAGCAGTGCCTGGAGACGGGCGCCGAGGTCCGCTTCGTCCCGGACGGAGCGCTCGTCGACGCGCAGGGGATCGCCGGGGTGCTGCGCTACTGA
- a CDS encoding SsgA family sporulation/cell division regulator: MNITLEQPVRGRLVTAREGELQAPATLRYTSADPLAVHLDFPPDVSLDGTAVTWTFARTLLEEGLRGPVGGGDVHLWPCGRARTVIELHSPYGMALLQFDTAALQRFLVRTYAVVAAGQEDLDEALDRGLSALLGNV, encoded by the coding sequence ATGAACATCACCCTCGAGCAGCCCGTCCGGGGCCGCCTGGTCACCGCCCGAGAGGGGGAACTGCAGGCGCCGGCCACCCTGCGCTACACCTCGGCGGACCCGCTGGCCGTGCACCTCGACTTCCCGCCCGACGTGTCCCTCGACGGCACGGCGGTGACCTGGACCTTCGCCCGCACCCTGCTGGAGGAGGGGCTGCGCGGTCCGGTCGGCGGCGGCGACGTGCACCTGTGGCCCTGCGGCCGCGCCCGCACGGTGATCGAACTGCACTCGCCTTATGGCATGGCCCTGCTGCAGTTCGACACGGCCGCCCTGCAGCGGTTCCTGGTGCGGACGTACGCCGTCGTGGCCGCCGGGCAGGAAGATCTGGACGAGGCGCTGGACCGCGGCCTGAGCGCCCTGCTCGGCAACGTGTGA
- a CDS encoding PP2C family protein-serine/threonine phosphatase, with product MPSHLSADHPAAQPPGRGSVDALISQTRRLKGDVDAVRRDTHADVSDPQERWQRALYDLALRQLNDIHAHLAQLRDGPPAVPTAPEPAGGRSVPPPPRHGSLLSRVGSAEWNLLTDEASWSGELYQILGRDPTTAPLTLDELPSLVLDEDRAGLTAMVTHCLVDAQPIDGEFRVVRPDGEVRTVHMMGEPVLDADGGTASMWAVLRDVSELRRSQKAVSETRDSLQRHQHRTQTEHRLAVELQEAVLPPWRGSLRLPRRGPQTLDLAAHCLPRSDGTLIGGDWYDALELPDGQTLLGVGDLTGHGVTVTSGMAMLLGALRGMAMAGTAPGQLLSLLNRLLDATVQPALGSAVCCRYRPETRTLTWAQAGHPAPLLFRDGTGRRLRAPQGVLLGATASAAFEEVHETLEVGDLLLLHTDGLEPGHAAGVTDPAGRLLDLAPRFREARTALDCVRLVVEEFGASERQDDACVLVARVTA from the coding sequence ATGCCGTCCCATCTCTCTGCGGATCACCCAGCCGCCCAGCCGCCGGGGCGCGGCTCGGTCGACGCGCTGATCTCGCAGACGCGGCGGCTCAAGGGCGACGTGGACGCCGTACGACGGGACACGCACGCGGACGTTTCGGACCCGCAGGAGCGCTGGCAGCGCGCGCTGTACGACCTGGCGCTGCGTCAACTCAACGACATCCACGCCCACTTGGCGCAGTTACGGGACGGACCGCCCGCCGTTCCCACCGCCCCGGAGCCGGCCGGCGGCCGGTCCGTGCCGCCCCCTCCCCGGCACGGCTCGCTGCTCAGCCGGGTCGGCTCCGCGGAGTGGAACCTGCTGACCGACGAGGCCAGTTGGTCCGGCGAGCTGTACCAGATCCTCGGCCGCGACCCCACGACCGCCCCGCTCACCCTCGACGAACTGCCCTCCCTGGTCCTGGACGAGGACCGCGCGGGGCTGACGGCGATGGTCACGCACTGCCTCGTCGACGCCCAGCCCATCGACGGGGAGTTCCGCGTGGTGCGCCCGGACGGCGAGGTGCGCACCGTGCACATGATGGGCGAGCCCGTGCTCGACGCCGACGGCGGCACCGCCTCGATGTGGGCCGTGCTGCGTGACGTCAGCGAACTGCGCCGCAGCCAGAAGGCGGTGAGCGAGACCCGTGACTCGCTCCAGCGCCACCAGCACCGCACGCAGACCGAGCACCGGCTCGCGGTCGAGTTGCAGGAAGCCGTGCTGCCGCCGTGGCGTGGCTCCCTGCGGCTCCCGCGCCGAGGCCCCCAGACGCTGGACCTCGCCGCGCACTGCCTTCCTCGGTCGGACGGCACACTGATCGGCGGGGACTGGTACGACGCACTGGAACTGCCCGACGGACAGACGCTCCTCGGTGTCGGCGACCTGACCGGGCACGGCGTGACCGTCACCTCGGGCATGGCGATGCTGCTCGGCGCCCTGCGCGGCATGGCGATGGCCGGCACCGCACCGGGACAACTGCTGTCCCTGCTGAACCGGTTACTCGACGCCACCGTGCAGCCCGCCCTGGGCAGCGCCGTCTGCTGCCGCTACCGCCCCGAGACCCGCACCCTGACCTGGGCGCAGGCCGGACACCCCGCCCCGCTGCTGTTCCGCGACGGGACGGGACGCAGGCTGCGCGCCCCGCAGGGCGTTCTGCTCGGCGCGACCGCGAGCGCCGCCTTCGAGGAGGTCCACGAGACCCTCGAAGTGGGCGACCTGCTCCTGCTGCACACCGACGGGCTGGAGCCCGGGCATGCCGCGGGAGTGACGGACCCCGCCGGCCGGCTCCTGGACCTGGCCCCCCGCTTCCGTGAGGCGCGCACCGCACTGGACTGCGTACGGCTGGTCGTGGAGGAGTTCGGCGCGAGCGAGCGTCAGGACGACGCGTGCGTGCTCGTCGCCAGGGTGACGGCGTAA